Proteins found in one Roseovarius pelagicus genomic segment:
- a CDS encoding arsenate-mycothiol transferase ArsC → MAPELPQSVLFCCDYNAVRSPMAEGLMKQLYGTDTYVQSAGVRSEQDIDGFSIAVCEEIGIELSRHRVRSFDEMEQWGDDLSSFDVVVALSPASQRRALELTRVFHLEVVYWPIMDPTGLGETREAKLSAYRQSRDQIRAHMIERWGPPRGAAGSDPGLT, encoded by the coding sequence ATGGCGCCAGAGCTTCCTCAATCGGTTCTGTTCTGCTGCGATTACAACGCGGTTCGCTCGCCCATGGCCGAAGGGTTGATGAAGCAGCTTTATGGCACCGATACCTATGTTCAATCAGCAGGGGTGCGCAGCGAGCAGGACATCGACGGGTTCTCTATCGCGGTCTGCGAGGAAATTGGGATCGAGCTGTCGCGCCACCGGGTCCGCAGCTTTGACGAAATGGAGCAATGGGGCGACGACCTCAGTTCTTTTGACGTGGTTGTGGCGCTGAGCCCCGCGAGCCAGCGGCGGGCGCTGGAACTGACACGGGTATTCCATCTGGAAGTGGTTTACTGGCCGATCATGGACCCCACCGGACTTGGCGAGACGCGCGAGGCCAAATTGAGTGCCTACCGTCAGAGCCGGGACCAGATCCGCGCCCATATGATCGAGCGGTGGGGACCGCCGAGAGGAGCAGCGGGATCAGATCCCGGTTTGACCTGA
- a CDS encoding Hint domain-containing protein, with protein MKTGFRGTFVISWSQTEVDGFKTDAVQSISVGATWSWRGDAVRVDGPPELLRLEQADGDKISRKGAARMVRRLVGAALSNSRNIDQIAVDEPLMDRSFVVTDGAQSYTVTVIEVGGGAPPLLMFIDEFPPRDTEMWVVHHTLEGPQAVSTGTAAGGVICFTPGTRIETPEGPRLVEELREGDRVQTKDCGAEEIQWIGSRRMTGARLFAMPGLRPIRIRSGALGVERPDEELSVSPEHRMLVQGDVARALFNTSEVLVSAKDLINNGTISVDLSVREVTYIHLLLPRHQILWANGVETESFHPASAALSTLDQADRLRLLARFPALEFEPHTYGNFARRSLSGPEAAILAHEAA; from the coding sequence ATGAAAACGGGCTTTCGAGGCACGTTTGTCATCTCCTGGTCGCAGACGGAAGTGGACGGTTTTAAAACCGACGCAGTGCAGTCGATCTCGGTTGGGGCCACATGGTCCTGGCGCGGTGATGCTGTACGCGTGGATGGGCCACCCGAATTGCTGCGACTGGAGCAGGCAGACGGTGATAAAATCAGCCGCAAGGGTGCGGCACGTATGGTCAGGCGGCTGGTTGGGGCGGCTCTGAGCAATAGCAGAAACATCGATCAGATCGCAGTGGACGAACCACTGATGGATCGAAGCTTTGTCGTCACGGATGGCGCACAAAGCTATACGGTCACAGTGATCGAGGTGGGCGGTGGTGCGCCACCCTTGCTGATGTTCATCGACGAGTTCCCCCCGAGGGATACCGAGATGTGGGTGGTCCATCATACGCTGGAGGGGCCGCAGGCCGTCTCGACCGGGACGGCGGCGGGCGGTGTGATCTGTTTTACGCCGGGGACGCGGATTGAAACGCCAGAGGGGCCACGACTGGTCGAGGAACTGCGCGAAGGTGACCGGGTCCAGACCAAGGATTGCGGTGCCGAGGAAATTCAGTGGATCGGCAGCCGTCGGATGACCGGCGCGCGGCTCTTTGCGATGCCGGGATTGCGTCCGATCCGCATCCGCAGTGGCGCGTTGGGTGTAGAGCGACCGGACGAAGAGCTGTCGGTATCTCCCGAGCATCGGATGCTGGTACAAGGCGATGTGGCGCGGGCGCTGTTCAACACGTCCGAAGTTCTGGTGTCGGCCAAAGACCTGATCAACAACGGCACGATCAGCGTCGATTTGTCAGTTCGCGAAGTGACCTACATTCATCTCCTGTTGCCGCGGCATCAGATTCTCTGGGCCAATGGGGTGGAAACTGAGAGCTTTCATCCCGCGAGTGCGGCGCTGTCGACGCTTGATCAAGCGGACCGACTGCGCCTCTTGGCACGGTTCCCTGCGTTGGAGTTTGAACCGCACACTTATGGTAACTTTGCGCGCCGCAGCTTGAGCGGCCCAGAAGCGGCCATTCTGGCGCATGAGGCGGCCTGA
- the rpsD gene encoding 30S ribosomal protein S4, which produces MTKRTSAKYKLDRRMGENIWGRPKSPVNRREYGPGQHGQRRKAKISDFGIQLRAKQKLKGYYGDLTEKQFKRIYAEAARVTGDTGENLIGLLERRLDAVVYRAKFVATIFAARQFVNHGHVRVNGTRVNIPSYRVKEGDVIEVRDRSKQMAVLLEAVQLAERDVPDYIDADHSKMKATFVRTPGLGDVPYPVMMEPNLVIEFYAQN; this is translated from the coding sequence GTGACCAAACGCACGTCTGCCAAGTACAAGCTCGATCGCCGCATGGGCGAAAACATCTGGGGCCGCCCCAAATCTCCGGTCAATCGCCGCGAATATGGCCCCGGTCAGCACGGCCAGCGTCGCAAAGCCAAGATTTCCGATTTCGGTATCCAATTGCGCGCCAAGCAGAAGCTCAAGGGCTACTACGGCGATCTGACCGAAAAGCAATTCAAGCGCATTTACGCCGAAGCGGCGCGTGTGACCGGTGACACAGGCGAAAACCTGATCGGCCTGCTGGAGCGCCGTCTGGATGCTGTTGTTTACCGCGCCAAGTTCGTTGCGACCATCTTTGCCGCGCGTCAATTCGTGAACCACGGTCATGTCCGCGTCAACGGCACCCGCGTCAACATCCCCTCCTACCGCGTAAAAGAGGGTGATGTGATCGAAGTGCGTGACCGTTCCAAGCAAATGGCGGTTCTGCTGGAGGCCGTGCAATTGGCCGAGCGCGATGTTCCCGATTACATCGATGCGGATCATTCCAAGATGAAAGCCACGTTTGTGCGCACTCCGGGGCTGGGCGATGTGCCGTACCCGGTGATGATGGAACCGAACCTCGTCATCGAATTCTACGCGCAGAACTAA
- the hisC gene encoding histidinol-phosphate transaminase, with translation MTKITPQPGILDIALYEGGAAHIEGIQNVVKLSSNENPYGPSDAAKEAFRKAAYDLHRYPSSDHGALRHAIGEVHALDSDRVICGAGSDEIIAFLCQAYAGPGDEVIHTEHGFAMYRISAMANGATPVEVPERERVTDVDAILAACTARTRLVFIANPNNPTGTMVGASELARLADNLPAHVLLVIDGAYAEYVEGYDGGTALVDARENVFMTRTFSKLYGLGGLRIGWGYGPRHVIDVLNRVRGPFNLSQAGLAAAKAAVRDTAWTEKCRADNTRMRAWLAEALAEHGVPSDTSTANFILARFASQAEAEACDEHLKADGLIVRRVAGYNLPNCLRITVGDEASCRRIAHAVGQFMKVAR, from the coding sequence ATGACGAAGATAACACCGCAGCCGGGTATTCTGGATATCGCGCTCTACGAGGGCGGTGCCGCCCATATCGAGGGCATCCAGAATGTTGTGAAGCTCAGCTCGAACGAGAATCCCTATGGCCCAAGCGACGCCGCCAAGGAGGCGTTTCGCAAGGCGGCCTATGACCTGCACCGTTATCCGTCTTCGGACCACGGCGCGCTGCGTCACGCGATTGGCGAGGTGCATGCGCTGGATAGTGACCGTGTCATCTGTGGCGCGGGTAGTGACGAAATCATTGCCTTTCTCTGTCAGGCCTATGCCGGACCGGGGGATGAGGTGATCCACACCGAACATGGGTTCGCGATGTACCGCATCAGCGCGATGGCCAATGGCGCGACCCCGGTCGAGGTGCCCGAACGCGAGCGTGTTACGGATGTGGACGCGATTTTGGCGGCATGTACGGCGCGGACACGGTTGGTTTTTATCGCGAATCCGAACAATCCTACCGGCACAATGGTTGGTGCATCAGAATTAGCGCGTCTTGCGGACAACCTGCCTGCGCATGTCCTGCTGGTGATCGACGGCGCCTACGCCGAATATGTCGAGGGCTATGATGGTGGGACGGCATTGGTCGATGCGCGCGAGAACGTGTTCATGACGCGCACCTTTTCCAAGCTCTATGGGTTGGGTGGGTTGCGTATCGGCTGGGGCTATGGCCCTCGGCATGTGATCGACGTGCTGAACCGCGTGCGAGGCCCATTCAACCTGAGTCAGGCAGGGTTGGCCGCCGCAAAGGCCGCTGTGCGCGATACGGCTTGGACCGAAAAATGCCGCGCGGATAACACCCGGATGCGAGCCTGGCTGGCCGAGGCGTTAGCCGAACATGGGGTTCCGTCAGATACGTCGACCGCGAATTTCATCCTTGCTCGCTTTGCCAGTCAAGCAGAGGCCGAGGCGTGCGACGAGCATCTGAAGGCGGATGGGCTGATCGTGCGGCGCGTGGCGGGTTACAATCTGCCCAATTGTCTGCGCATCACCGTAGGCGACGAAGCCAGCTGTCGCCGCATTGCCCATGCTGTGGGCCAGTTTATGAAGGTTGCCCGATGA
- a CDS encoding prephenate/arogenate dehydrogenase family protein, with the protein MSVLYDRVALIGLGLIAGSMSLAMKRAGLAGEIVGYARSAETREVAREIGLCDRIEDTAADAVRGADLVVLCVPVGAMNAVAAEIGPALKSGATVSDVGSVKRAVIEAVAPHIPEGVHFIPAHPLAGTEHSGPRSGFAELFDERWCLIVPVDGADEDAVERVETLWREMGSNTDRMDADHHDLVLAVTSHAPHLIAYTMVGVADDLGRVTGSEVIKYSAAGFRDFTRIAASDPTMWRDVFLNNKDATLEILGRFTEELFALQRAIRTGDGEHLHDYFTRTRAIRRGIIEARQDTDAPDFGRGKRV; encoded by the coding sequence ATGAGCGTGTTGTATGATCGCGTGGCCCTGATCGGGCTGGGCCTGATCGCGGGCTCGATGTCGCTGGCGATGAAGCGTGCCGGACTGGCTGGCGAAATCGTTGGCTATGCCCGTTCCGCCGAGACGCGGGAAGTGGCGCGCGAAATCGGATTGTGCGACCGTATCGAGGATACAGCAGCCGATGCGGTCAGGGGGGCGGATCTGGTGGTCTTGTGCGTGCCGGTGGGCGCGATGAACGCAGTTGCGGCAGAGATTGGGCCAGCCTTGAAGTCCGGTGCGACAGTCAGCGATGTAGGGTCTGTGAAGCGCGCGGTGATCGAGGCCGTTGCACCGCATATCCCCGAAGGCGTGCATTTCATTCCAGCGCACCCACTGGCGGGCACCGAACATTCGGGACCGCGCTCGGGGTTTGCCGAACTGTTCGACGAGCGTTGGTGTCTGATCGTTCCGGTCGATGGGGCGGATGAGGACGCAGTCGAACGGGTGGAAACGCTCTGGCGTGAGATGGGCTCAAACACTGATCGGATGGATGCGGATCACCATGATCTGGTTCTGGCGGTCACCAGCCATGCGCCTCACCTGATTGCCTATACAATGGTGGGTGTGGCCGATGATCTGGGCCGTGTCACCGGCAGTGAGGTGATCAAATATTCCGCTGCCGGGTTTCGCGATTTTACCCGGATTGCCGCCAGCGACCCGACCATGTGGCGCGACGTGTTTTTGAACAACAAGGACGCGACGCTGGAGATTCTGGGGCGGTTCACCGAAGAGCTGTTTGCGTTGCAAAGGGCAATTCGCACCGGCGACGGGGAGCATCTGCATGATTATTTCACCCGCACCCGTGCGATCCGGCGTGGCATCATCGAGGCGAGGCAGGACACGGATGCCCCCGATTTCGGACGGGGTAAGCGGGTATGA
- a CDS encoding extensin-like domain-containing protein translates to MRGFVTTGTIAGLVLVAGLALAKAPDTSLRPVARPGSGQVERAETAPPVPQSTASATRPETRPETGAQTVAKRPKSRPAQSAVTRRDERGHLEARKPQRDQEQVIVVAQPQQSTERRGLFRSLRPLLRPRAVGKKAIARKNELARGAVCGDVAIQGVEIGSVPGKLNGCGVIKAVKVREVSGVGLSQQAVMDCVTAKALKHWINNGMKPAVGNHGGGVARIRVAAHYACRTRNNQRGAKISEHGRGRAIDISGFTLRDGSTITVLTDWNKGGKGKALRNMHKSACGAFGTVLGPEANRYHLDHFHFDTARYRSGSYCR, encoded by the coding sequence ATGCGCGGTTTTGTCACGACGGGCACCATCGCTGGTCTTGTGCTTGTGGCCGGGCTGGCGCTGGCCAAGGCACCTGATACGTCGTTGCGCCCTGTCGCGCGCCCCGGCTCTGGTCAGGTAGAGCGGGCCGAGACGGCACCACCGGTGCCACAATCCACGGCCAGTGCAACACGTCCGGAGACGCGGCCGGAAACGGGCGCACAAACCGTGGCCAAGCGGCCAAAGTCGCGTCCTGCGCAATCTGCGGTTACGCGCCGTGACGAACGTGGGCATCTGGAGGCCCGAAAACCGCAGCGCGACCAAGAGCAGGTGATAGTCGTCGCCCAACCACAGCAGAGCACCGAGCGGCGCGGCCTGTTCCGGTCTTTGCGTCCACTATTGCGCCCGCGCGCGGTGGGCAAGAAGGCGATCGCACGCAAGAACGAGTTGGCGCGCGGGGCGGTCTGCGGCGATGTGGCGATCCAGGGCGTCGAGATCGGATCCGTTCCGGGCAAGCTGAACGGATGTGGTGTGATTAAGGCCGTGAAAGTGCGCGAAGTCAGCGGTGTCGGACTAAGCCAGCAGGCGGTGATGGATTGCGTGACGGCCAAGGCGCTGAAGCATTGGATCAACAACGGCATGAAGCCCGCCGTGGGTAACCATGGTGGTGGAGTGGCCCGCATCCGTGTGGCGGCGCATTACGCCTGTCGGACCCGCAACAACCAACGCGGGGCAAAGATTTCAGAGCATGGGCGCGGTCGGGCGATTGATATTTCGGGCTTTACGCTGCGCGACGGTTCAACCATCACAGTGCTGACGGATTGGAACAAGGGCGGCAAGGGTAAAGCCCTGCGTAATATGCACAAATCTGCTTGTGGCGCTTTCGGTACGGTTCTGGGACCAGAGGCGAACCGCTATCATCTGGATCATTTTCATTTCGATACGGCACGGTATCGCAGTGGATCATATTGCAGATGA
- a CDS encoding DUF2125 domain-containing protein codes for MRALLGIIILASLGWGGYWFIGAGTAKSGFDAWFDARRAEGWVAEYADLDLRGFPNRFDASFTDVALADPGTGLAWEAPFFQLLALSYKPNHVIAVWPSEQLIATPLEKYRLTSDDMRASLVLEPSTGLTLDRATLTAQHLTVVPEGNNAPLTVDGLTLAAERVPADADAHYHLGLRADDLVPSATWAARVDPNGTLPDILTVLHADLTIRFDKPWDRSAIEAARPQPQQIRLRLAEATWGQLSLQAAGEVAVDAAGVPTGAVTIKARNWRDILELARRSGAVPAQVADPLEDGLTLLSRLAGNPKTLDIPLEFAKGRVWLGPVPIAKAPVLRLR; via the coding sequence ATGCGGGCATTGCTAGGAATCATCATTCTCGCCAGCCTCGGCTGGGGCGGCTACTGGTTCATCGGGGCGGGGACTGCCAAATCCGGATTCGATGCTTGGTTCGACGCCCGCCGCGCCGAAGGCTGGGTCGCAGAATATGCCGACCTCGACCTGCGGGGCTTTCCCAACCGGTTCGATGCCAGCTTTACCGATGTGGCCTTGGCCGATCCCGGTACCGGCCTCGCGTGGGAAGCGCCCTTTTTCCAACTGCTCGCACTCAGTTACAAACCGAACCACGTGATCGCGGTCTGGCCGAGCGAGCAACTGATCGCAACTCCATTGGAAAAGTATCGCCTGACAAGTGACGACATGCGCGCCAGTTTGGTGCTGGAGCCGTCGACCGGCCTTACGCTGGATCGCGCGACATTGACCGCGCAACACCTGACCGTCGTCCCTGAGGGCAACAATGCGCCGCTCACGGTGGACGGGCTGACACTGGCAGCAGAACGTGTGCCGGCCGATGCGGATGCACATTATCACCTCGGCCTGCGTGCTGATGATCTGGTCCCGTCGGCCACGTGGGCCGCGCGTGTGGATCCGAATGGGACCCTGCCCGACATCTTGACCGTGCTGCATGCCGATCTCACGATCCGCTTCGACAAGCCATGGGATCGCAGCGCCATCGAGGCCGCTCGCCCACAGCCACAGCAAATCCGGCTGCGCCTCGCTGAGGCGACGTGGGGGCAATTATCATTGCAGGCGGCGGGAGAAGTCGCTGTCGATGCGGCAGGGGTTCCCACCGGGGCCGTGACGATAAAGGCCCGGAACTGGCGCGATATTCTGGAACTGGCGCGCCGTTCCGGCGCGGTGCCAGCACAGGTCGCAGACCCGCTGGAGGATGGCTTGACCCTGCTCTCTCGGTTGGCTGGCAACCCCAAGACACTGGATATCCCGCTGGAATTTGCAAAGGGGCGCGTCTGGCTCGGTCCGGTGCCTATCGCCAAGGCACCCGTGCTACGCCTGCGCTGA
- a CDS encoding gamma-glutamylcyclotransferase has product MTMWVFGYGSLVWNPGFETEEQVIATLPGYTRSFCMRSIHHRGTDANPGLVLALDEGPEAACQGVALSVPGDQQDAVLAYLRERELVSSAYLERMLDVQLADGRQVTAVAYVVDRDHVQYCGGLPLEEQAQIIARAVGGRGPNTEYLYNTASHLTALGIDDADLCWLSARVRDIAA; this is encoded by the coding sequence ATGACAATGTGGGTGTTCGGCTATGGATCACTGGTGTGGAATCCGGGCTTTGAAACCGAAGAACAGGTGATCGCAACGCTGCCGGGATACACGCGCAGTTTTTGCATGCGCAGTATCCATCATCGGGGCACGGACGCCAATCCCGGTCTGGTTCTGGCGCTGGACGAGGGCCCCGAGGCAGCCTGTCAGGGGGTTGCTCTGTCTGTTCCGGGCGATCAGCAGGATGCCGTTCTGGCCTATTTGCGCGAACGCGAGTTGGTGTCGTCGGCCTATCTGGAGCGGATGCTGGATGTGCAACTGGCGGATGGGCGGCAGGTGACGGCTGTCGCCTATGTCGTGGATCGGGATCACGTACAGTATTGCGGTGGTTTGCCACTGGAGGAGCAGGCACAAATCATCGCCCGAGCGGTCGGCGGGCGCGGGCCAAATACCGAATACCTCTATAACACGGCCAGTCATCTGACCGCTCTGGGGATCGACGATGCCGATCTGTGCTGGCTCTCGGCGCGGGTCCGCGATATTGCGGCATAA
- a CDS encoding biopolymer transporter ExbB, with protein MDQPDRKVEQQFSHPVRQIVLMLGVLVLTGFGSFVALPRVLPVFEANPYLNGFIIFVFLIGVVSCFWQVFQLIVSVRWLEGFAAENAGHEMTKAPQLLAPLATLLRQRGKRMQIAQSSAQSILDSVVQRIDEVREITRYIVNLLIFLGLLGTFYGLATTVPALVDTIRSLAPQEGEAGVMVFKRLMTGLESQLGGMGVAFASSLLGLAGSLVVGLMELFASQAQNRFYRELEEWVSTITRVGFAGAEGEGSAEQNLLGGVIDHMSEQMESLQMMLTQSDISRSAVDEKLGTLADAVARLTHRMESVGQTNEILMRVAEGQERLIERLAVRPESGHEGLDAESRMRLRSIDVQMLRILEEISAGRQETMTELRTDLATLVRALGHNRPDAAAPARRRRGPMPEQEG; from the coding sequence ATGGACCAGCCGGACCGCAAGGTCGAGCAGCAGTTTTCACATCCCGTTCGCCAGATCGTTCTGATGCTGGGAGTGCTGGTGTTGACAGGGTTTGGCTCTTTCGTGGCACTGCCACGGGTGCTGCCAGTTTTCGAGGCGAACCCCTATCTGAACGGGTTCATCATCTTTGTCTTTCTGATTGGTGTCGTGTCCTGTTTCTGGCAGGTTTTTCAGTTGATCGTCTCGGTCCGCTGGCTCGAAGGGTTCGCCGCCGAGAACGCCGGACACGAGATGACCAAGGCGCCGCAGCTGTTGGCGCCACTCGCCACGCTGTTGCGGCAACGTGGCAAGCGGATGCAGATCGCGCAAAGCTCTGCGCAGTCGATCTTGGATTCGGTGGTCCAACGGATCGACGAAGTGCGAGAGATCACGCGGTATATCGTCAACCTTCTGATTTTTCTGGGACTTTTAGGAACGTTCTATGGGTTGGCCACGACGGTGCCCGCCCTCGTGGACACCATTCGCAGCCTAGCCCCGCAAGAAGGTGAAGCCGGTGTTATGGTCTTTAAGCGGCTGATGACTGGGCTTGAATCACAGTTGGGTGGCATGGGCGTCGCATTTGCGTCGTCTCTGCTGGGACTTGCTGGATCGCTGGTTGTCGGGTTAATGGAGCTTTTTGCCAGTCAGGCGCAGAACCGGTTCTACCGCGAGTTGGAAGAGTGGGTGTCCACTATTACCCGCGTTGGGTTTGCTGGGGCCGAGGGCGAAGGCTCGGCCGAGCAGAACCTGCTGGGCGGTGTGATCGACCACATGAGCGAGCAAATGGAATCACTGCAGATGATGCTGACGCAGTCGGATATCTCACGCTCTGCCGTGGATGAAAAGCTGGGTACATTGGCCGATGCGGTGGCGCGGCTCACCCACCGCATGGAAAGCGTCGGACAGACCAACGAAATTCTGATGCGGGTCGCCGAAGGGCAGGAACGTCTGATCGAACGGTTGGCCGTGCGACCCGAAAGCGGCCATGAGGGACTGGATGCCGAAAGTCGAATGCGCCTGCGGTCGATCGACGTGCAAATGTTGCGTATCCTCGAAGAGATCAGTGCAGGACGGCAGGAGACAATGACCGAGCTGCGCACTGATCTGGCCACATTGGTGCGGGCGCTTGGTCACAATCGCCCTGATGCAGCAGCACCCGCGCGACGCAGACGTGGCCCAATGCCGGAGCAGGAGGGCTAA
- a CDS encoding peptidoglycan -binding protein codes for MALSRRTGQRFQASIWPGFVDAMTGLLLVLMFVLTIFMVVQFVLRETITGQETKLDALSAEVAALARALGLEQDKNASLTERVGALTTTLSDARKRQEEQTALIASLRAERDSQAAALGAAEARIASFEEQVAGLLAERRVDREQIATLESERTELLTEQQAMQLALAGLRDEIDTQAEAARLAAAQADALEAMIAELRRENAQAADAQTALNTQVEDLQADLSAEEAARLAQAAAAQALREKLEGAQAELTAMTLALEEQRREAEETLTLLAAAQDAGEDLNDQLAAALLTGQDNKSRIDELQAALDAAQRKLAELEAARTDTVATLAAEKADLQAALQSAKEEISEREASIEALRTRLAEVESALANAEAQAEANSAAMSAERQDLQTQLETALADAQSQSEEVNQLRLRLSEIEASMADLEGAARQQEAELAAMVANLEERLAAALKEIEGRDAELDALRLSLATTKEELTSVKTRLATLMATTSEQTLTAEEVREKLAAALAAKVAAEADAANQLSAAEERAALLAEARAELAQQETVTEAAQREQALLNQQVAALRSQLSELQALLDDAQVRDAANDVQLQMLGRDLNAALARVAAEERRRREAEEEKNALLEAEKERLAAEREDLEKYRSEFFGRLRDVLGAQDGVRIEGDRFVFSSEVLFPPGQATLSESGRGEIAKVAEILRNVADDIPENIDWVIRVDGHTDDVPIRNSAEFADNWELSQARALSVVRYMIDFLGLPPDRLSANGFGQYQPVNTADTKEARAQNRRIELKFTEK; via the coding sequence ATGGCCCTATCGCGGCGCACCGGGCAGCGGTTTCAGGCCTCGATCTGGCCGGGCTTTGTCGATGCAATGACTGGCCTGCTGTTGGTGCTGATGTTCGTCCTGACCATTTTCATGGTGGTTCAGTTCGTCCTGCGCGAAACGATTACCGGACAAGAGACCAAACTGGATGCGTTGTCGGCGGAAGTGGCGGCTTTGGCGCGCGCGTTGGGGTTGGAACAGGACAAGAATGCGTCCCTGACTGAACGTGTTGGCGCGCTGACCACTACGCTGAGCGATGCGCGCAAACGGCAAGAAGAACAAACCGCGCTGATTGCGTCGCTGCGTGCGGAGCGTGACAGTCAGGCCGCAGCGTTAGGTGCGGCAGAGGCGCGCATCGCCAGCTTTGAAGAACAGGTTGCAGGGCTGTTGGCCGAAAGACGCGTCGATCGCGAGCAGATCGCAACGCTGGAAAGCGAACGCACAGAACTGTTGACAGAACAGCAAGCGATGCAGCTGGCGCTGGCCGGGCTGCGCGATGAGATCGACACACAGGCTGAGGCAGCGCGTCTGGCCGCAGCGCAGGCCGATGCGCTGGAGGCGATGATTGCTGAACTGAGGCGCGAGAATGCACAGGCGGCGGATGCGCAAACCGCGCTGAACACCCAAGTTGAAGATTTGCAGGCCGATCTGAGTGCCGAAGAGGCCGCGCGTTTGGCGCAGGCTGCGGCGGCACAGGCATTGCGGGAAAAACTGGAAGGCGCGCAAGCCGAACTGACGGCGATGACATTGGCGTTGGAAGAGCAACGCCGAGAGGCCGAAGAAACACTTACATTGCTGGCGGCGGCCCAAGACGCGGGTGAGGATCTGAATGATCAACTGGCCGCTGCGTTGCTGACTGGACAAGATAACAAGTCGCGCATTGACGAATTGCAGGCGGCGCTGGATGCGGCGCAGCGCAAGTTGGCAGAGCTGGAAGCTGCTCGCACGGATACAGTGGCAACACTGGCTGCCGAAAAAGCCGATCTGCAAGCTGCACTTCAGTCAGCTAAAGAGGAAATTTCCGAGCGTGAGGCCTCTATCGAAGCGTTGCGCACGCGCCTTGCAGAGGTTGAATCTGCCTTGGCGAATGCCGAAGCGCAGGCAGAAGCGAACAGTGCCGCAATGAGCGCAGAGCGACAGGATTTGCAAACACAGCTTGAGACAGCATTGGCTGACGCGCAGTCGCAAAGTGAGGAAGTGAACCAGTTGCGCCTGAGGCTGAGCGAGATCGAGGCGAGCATGGCCGACCTAGAGGGGGCCGCACGTCAGCAAGAGGCCGAACTGGCCGCGATGGTTGCCAACCTCGAAGAGCGTCTGGCGGCGGCGCTTAAGGAAATAGAGGGCCGGGATGCGGAACTGGACGCACTACGCCTATCGCTGGCAACGACCAAGGAAGAACTGACATCGGTCAAGACCCGGCTTGCCACACTGATGGCCACCACATCCGAACAGACGCTGACCGCCGAAGAAGTGCGCGAGAAGCTGGCCGCTGCCCTCGCCGCCAAGGTGGCAGCCGAGGCCGATGCCGCCAATCAACTGAGTGCTGCCGAAGAGCGTGCGGCATTGCTGGCGGAAGCACGCGCAGAACTGGCCCAGCAAGAAACCGTGACCGAGGCGGCGCAACGCGAGCAGGCGTTGCTGAACCAGCAGGTCGCGGCACTGCGGTCACAGCTATCAGAACTTCAGGCATTGCTGGACGATGCACAGGTGCGCGATGCGGCCAATGATGTGCAATTGCAGATGCTGGGGCGTGATCTGAATGCGGCGCTGGCACGGGTCGCTGCCGAGGAACGCCGACGCCGGGAAGCGGAAGAAGAGAAGAACGCGCTGCTGGAGGCCGAAAAGGAACGCTTGGCCGCCGAGCGCGAGGATCTGGAAAAATATCGGTCCGAATTCTTTGGCAGGTTGCGGGATGTTCTGGGCGCGCAGGATGGTGTGCGGATCGAAGGTGATCGCTTTGTGTTTTCGTCCGAGGTATTGTTCCCGCCGGGGCAGGCGACCCTGTCGGAATCCGGGCGTGGAGAAATCGCGAAGGTGGCTGAAATCCTGCGCAATGTGGCCGATGATATTCCCGAAAATATTGATTGGGTGATCCGTGTTGACGGGCACACCGACGACGTTCCCATTCGAAATTCTGCTGAATTCGCCGATAACTGGGAGCTTAGCCAAGCCCGTGCCCTATCGGTGGTTCGGTACATGATCGACTTCCTCGGGTTGCCGCCAGATCGTCTGTCGGCCAACGGATTCGGTCAGTATCAGCCGGTGAACACAGCCGATACCAAAGAGGCGCGGGCGCAGAACCGGCGGATCGAGCTGAAGTTTACGGAAAAGTAG